The Luteolibacter arcticus sequence TGTTTTCCATGCCGCGTCGGAAATAGAAGGGCTAACACTGATCGCGGTTGGCCGATCCAATCTGATCAAAGCCGGTGGATCAAACATATCTGGCACCTTACAGAGAATCGCAGCCCAAAACATTACATGCCCTAAGACGGTCCGATTCCGCTCAATCTTTTTCATGTTTCTGCTGGACGATCCATGCATGCGGCTTTGACCGCCCATTCCATCAGAAGTAAAGGCCCAGAAAGGCTCGATATTGAGGAACCAGTTACTTCCAAATGTTACGAATTGATGCCGAAATCCTTGGTGCTTCCAATGCTGGATATCCCCTTCGCGGCCGGGAAGCGTGTTGGGAATGGCCTTGAACACCTCACGTGTTCCCGCCTTCTTTATCGCCTCGACTTTGAGTTTCCCCGATTCAACACCCTGTTTCGCCTGAAATAGGAAGCATTTGAGCTGCCGCGACCGGACAAGTTCAAATTCGGTCCCAATGTTTTTGCAGAGGTGCTCCAAGTTTCGGTGAAGAAGCTTACTGAAAAGATTCCTCTTCTCCAAAGCCGGAGAACAGGACCAATCGCCCGCGCTGAATGAAGATTCCGGCTTGATTGCCTTGCTTCTAATTAGGGCCTGCCAAAGAGGTTTCTCCCAGCGCTCAAAGGTGTAAACAGTTCCCAACTCGATGAAGTAGTCCATCGGAGTAGGCCCCTTCATCCCCATGCTCTCCCAAGCAGCTTCGATTCGGTCTGAAAGTCTGATACCTCGCTTCAATGTGATCTTCGCTCTCTGGATAGCTTCTGGAAAGTGCACCGGAAAAAAGCTAGCAAACAAAGATTCTGTATCACCGCTGAGCCCATACGTCCCGTGATCAAACTTGGTAGCCGCCGCTGATCCAGTGAGCGAAACCGTCCTCGATGCTGGATCAGACCGAGAATGCTGCATTTCCGCACGAAGAATTTCGGAAGCTCGGCGGATAGCATCGACGTCTTCTATTTCCGACGCCCTTTTTACAACGTCGGAGTTGTCCCATGTTTCAATGATTGGACCACGACGAGTCGACGTAAAGTCTTTCGGCAATCCCGGTTTCTTCGCCAGCAGGAAGAATACAATCAACCTGTCGAAATCATCATGTAGATTGTGTTCTTCCGCTTTTCTGGCAGTGCGGGAGATTTTCTCCGACCTCCCTTCGTTGGTGACTTGGATGGCAATTCGACGTTCAAGGTCGCCGAGGTCTGCCGCTGGGAAATTCGTCTGGTTTCCATTGAGATTGATCAGGTTCCAACCGAAGAGTTCATTGAAAGTCTTTCGAATGATCGGCTCAAGAATCTTGTTGCCGTCGGTCAAACCGGCGCGTGATCGAGTCTTAATCACTTCGGCCAACTCACTTAGCTGGTCGCCAATACTTGTCGCGTAATCTAGCCGAGGGAGAGCCATCGAAATGCCTTAGGGTTATCAGCAGATTGTCTGATCGGCAAAAAATTGGCAACGCCTTATCCCGCAACCCGCGAGTTCCTTCCTTTGGCAAGAACGAGCATTTTCCATGCTGACTTCCAGCCGGGACACCCTATCCAAGTTCACCCATGAGCTTGCCCCAACTGCTGGCCATCGCGCTGCCCCTGTCGTTGTCCTTGCTCCTCTCCGCTTGCGGGCCGGTCGGCGGGCTCCACTCGAGCGAATCCGATCCCGCCACGGGAACGACGAACAAGACGTATTCGAAGTACTTCGACGACGGCCAGTGGCTGCTCAAGGACAAGGTAGGAATCAGCGTGGTGATCGACAACGAGACGCCGATCGGCCGTCAGATGTTCGGCGGCCTGGCCGGCAAGGATTCCGAGGGGACGGGCAAGATCACGGTGTATTTCTGGAACTTCGATGACCGGCAGCACCGGGTCGGCAAGCTGCGCCTTTCGCATGGGGGCCAGGCCCGCGGGACTCAGGACAGCAGCATGCTCCCCGCCGCTAAGCCCTGGAGCCGGACCGGAGCGGAGTTCGGGGAGATTCCCTTCTTCAGCTATGCCACCGAACTGAAGGTGGACGTGTCCCTGGAAGTGGACGGCCAAAGGATCCAACGCTCGATGCTGCTCAAGCGGAGGACCGTGGAGGAGAACCGCCGGTTCTACGGGCCGGGTGGCAAGCCGCCGTATCCGTGGGCGGACCGGTTGTGATCGGGAGTCCACCGAGACCCGGGGGGCATCTCATCAAATGTAGCGGCGTGTCTATGACCGTCGCACTTCGGCGGCACGGGACGCATCCTTGGGATACGATTCGGGAGTCTCACGATGCGGCCTGTTGCCGCTAGTTACCGACGGTCGCAGACGACGCTACATTAGCGGATGTAACGGCGCGTCTATGACCGTCGCACTTCGTCAGCATCATCCCCGGAAATTACGGCAGCGCAGCCTCCGCCGTGAACGGTCCCATTCCAGTCTATTCCAGTCCTCCATCCCTGTATTTCATCTGCGTCCATCTGCGTCCATCTGCGGTTAAAAATCGGTCACTTCAACGTCATCAGATAAGCAAACAGATCCGCCACCTGCTTCTCCCCGAAGCCATCGATAAGCCCTTCCGGCATCAGCGAGCGCTTTGAAATCGTGTGCTCCTCTACCTGATGCTTCGGGATAGCCCGCTCGTCCGCGCCGATCTGGCGAATTACGATGATCTTCGGAGTTTCAGAAGCAAGGAAGCCGCTCGCCAGACTGCCGTCCGTGAGCGTGATGTCATGGCGGTAGTAGCCGCTCTCAAGCTGGGCATTCGGCGTGAGGATATTCCGCAAAAGGCTTTCCATACCCATCGCACCCGCACCGCTGAGATCCGGCCCGATCGCAGTCCCCTCGCCTTTCGCCTGATGGCAGATCATGCAGGTCGCTTGGAAGAGTTGCTTGCCCGCCGCCGCGTCGCCGGTCTTCGAAGCCATCGCCCGGAAGCGGTCGAACTTTGCCGCCACCGCCGCAGCTTGCGCCGGCGTGTGCAACTCGGGAAAGTCCGTCGTCCATTCAATGGTCGCGCCACCTTCGAGCGGCAGCTTGGTGAGATCACCACCGGCATGAAACACCAAGTGCTCCTGGCCGCTGGTGAAGCGCGTGCGGCAGCTTGCCTGGATCTCCGCCGGGCTGCGGGCGATGTCCCACACGCGGAATTCCAGAAGCGTCGCCGCCGTGCCACCCGCCTCATTCACCTGGCCGATGTCCATGGACTCCAGCGGCGCATTGAAGGCACCTCGCGATACGCCCGCGGGCTCACCATCGAGGTAAAGCGTTACCCTGCCTGCGCCATCGCGCGTCACCGCGCAGTGAGCCCACTTCCCCGCCTCGACCCGATGCTCGGCAACCACCACGTCGCCCGAGCCGTTCCACAGCCGCAACTTCCCATCCCAAAAATTCACGCACGGCCCACCGCCGCGTTTCCCTAACAACCCGTCGCGGTTGTCGATGCCCTCATCGAGCTTGATCCACGTTTCGACCGTGAAGGGCCCATCGAGTTTGAGACCGCTGGCGATCACCGCCCCCGGCTTCCCCGATAACCGGACCACGCGAACCATCAGCCCCTCGACCTTCGACAGCACCTCGCGGAACTCCGGGTCATCCGCGCCGAGCACGGCCGCCAGCTTCTCCACCGCGGCCGGATCGAAGCCGGGAAACCCGCCCTTCGCCACCGCCCTCGCGAAAACGCGCGCCGTGTTCTTGTTAGACGCGATGCCATTCACCGCGAGCTGGCGCATGGCTCCCGGCAGCTTGGCCCATCGTTCCGCCAATGCCGGCACCACGACCGGATCTCCGGATCCCGCATAACCGACCAGTG is a genomic window containing:
- a CDS encoding SMEK domain-containing protein; translation: MALPRLDYATSIGDQLSELAEVIKTRSRAGLTDGNKILEPIIRKTFNELFGWNLINLNGNQTNFPAADLGDLERRIAIQVTNEGRSEKISRTARKAEEHNLHDDFDRLIVFFLLAKKPGLPKDFTSTRRGPIIETWDNSDVVKRASEIEDVDAIRRASEILRAEMQHSRSDPASRTVSLTGSAAATKFDHGTYGLSGDTESLFASFFPVHFPEAIQRAKITLKRGIRLSDRIEAAWESMGMKGPTPMDYFIELGTVYTFERWEKPLWQALIRSKAIKPESSFSAGDWSCSPALEKRNLFSKLLHRNLEHLCKNIGTEFELVRSRQLKCFLFQAKQGVESGKLKVEAIKKAGTREVFKAIPNTLPGREGDIQHWKHQGFRHQFVTFGSNWFLNIEPFWAFTSDGMGGQSRMHGSSSRNMKKIERNRTVLGHVMFWAAILCKVPDMFDPPALIRLDRPTAISVSPSISDAAWKTIAPDDEKRILVADGEQELLLA